DNA from Prevotella melaninogenica:
TTAATACAGAAGAGGTTTTGAAGGCATTGACGGATATTCATTACCAAAGCTTTCCAAAGTTCTTCCATAGCTCTCTTTTACGTTATTTCTGTTATGCCAATTTACTTAGTTTCTATGTGAGTATTGTGCTTTCCATTGTGGGATTGGTTCCTTTTCTATTACCTGTATGGTGGGGAATATTTAACTTTATGTTCTCTTTCCTTTGTGGGCATAAGCACATGCGTGTCATTTCTGAGCTGATAGCAAAGGTACACACACAGGTAGATGGTTACTTGCAAGTATTGAAGTTGATTAACACGACTGATTTTAAGTCGGCTGAACTTCAAACGTTGAAAGAAAAATTTTCAGGTGCGGAAGAATCTTTTGAGCAGTTAGAACTTATCTTACAAAAGATTGATAACAGAAGTAACGAGGTTGGAGTCTTTGTCTTCAATAGCTTTGCTTTGATTGACATTACTATCGTAAGACTCTTCCTCCGCTGGCAGCATACGTATGAACAGCGTACGAACGAGTGGATTGATAGTCTGAATCTCTTTGATGCTTTGGTGTCAATGGGTAACTTCCGATTGAATGAAGATAGGGCTGTACAGGCAGAGATCAGCGAGGAGAATAAGGTGGTTTATGAAGCGAAAGACCTTTATCATCCCTTCCTTGGCGAGAAGGCTGTGGCAAATGATTTTGATATCCTCGACCATGAATATTATATTATTACGGGTGCGAATATGGCAGGTAAGAGTACATTCTTACGCTCCTTGGGTATAAATTACCTCTTGGCGATGAATGGTTTGCCTGTCTTTGCTAAGCAGTTGAAGGTCTCAGTATTCCATCTCTTTACGAGTATGCGCACGACGGACGACCTTACGCATGGCATCTCTTATTTCAATGCTGAGTTGCTTCGTTTGAAGAAGTTGTTAGGCTCGTTGCGTGATGATGTACCAAGTCTGATTATTTTGGACGAGATTTTGAAGGGAACAAATTCTCTCGATAAGTTGAATGGCTCTCGTCTTTTCTTGCAGTATATTGCCGAACGCAATGTAACAGGCGTTATTGCTACTCACGACCTTGAGCTTTCAAAGATGGAAGAGGTATATGCCGGACGTTTTCATAACTATTGTTTTGAAATAGAATTAGGCGAGAATATCACTTATTCTTATAAGATAACGAAAGGGGTGGCACGCAATCAGAATGCGACATTCTTGTTGAAAGGAATCTTAAACCCCAATCGTATTTGAGTGATAACCCTTTCAGATTGTAGTTTAAACGCTTGTTTGTTTAGAAATTTATTTACAATCCAATAGCCGTTTTTACCTTATTTTTAGGGTAAAAACGGCTATTTTTGTTGCTCTTGTAAGTATCATGTATTCAATTAGTTACAAAACAGTAAAATTAAAGGTGCTTAATTGGACTTCAAAAGGGCGTTAGTTAGACTCCCAAAGGGCACTTTTTGCAAGCCAATTAGGCGTCTTTTAGGGGCCAAAAGAGCATGTGTTAGTTTTGAACTGTGTAAAAATAGTTTACAATACGGCTAATAGGCAGATGAGTTGTTTGTAGAAGATATCCTCTTAATTCATGTTCTCTGGTGAGAGGATAAAGCGTTCAATGACGTGTGCAACACCATCTTCTTCATTTGATAAAGTAACGAAGTCAGCTTCACTTTGAATGTCTTTTGCAGCGTTTGCCATAGCAATGCCAAGTCC
Protein-coding regions in this window:
- a CDS encoding MutS-related protein, which codes for MNRKLTDLYQHKAEETSKTLVSLRNRSRFFILTEIGSFLIAIGFVVLYTLLDNAAWTLFCALAALLFYLYIRHRDVLNDRKIKKGEALLLVYQNEIAYQKGDYSGFEAGEQYVSPQHSYTFDMDVFGIGSLFQRMNRTISTGGSDQLAACLSTEWGGAKREELVGQIRQRMVSIDELGKEETFLSEFKSLGVKGRINTEEVLKALTDIHYQSFPKFFHSSLLRYFCYANLLSFYVSIVLSIVGLVPFLLPVWWGIFNFMFSFLCGHKHMRVISELIAKVHTQVDGYLQVLKLINTTDFKSAELQTLKEKFSGAEESFEQLELILQKIDNRSNEVGVFVFNSFALIDITIVRLFLRWQHTYEQRTNEWIDSLNLFDALVSMGNFRLNEDRAVQAEISEENKVVYEAKDLYHPFLGEKAVANDFDILDHEYYIITGANMAGKSTFLRSLGINYLLAMNGLPVFAKQLKVSVFHLFTSMRTTDDLTHGISYFNAELLRLKKLLGSLRDDVPSLIILDEILKGTNSLDKLNGSRLFLQYIAERNVTGVIATHDLELSKMEEVYAGRFHNYCFEIELGENITYSYKITKGVARNQNATFLLKGILNPNRI